A window of Onychostoma macrolepis isolate SWU-2019 chromosome 24, ASM1243209v1, whole genome shotgun sequence genomic DNA:
GTGTCACAGACACTTCGAGAATCGTTTCTGCTGttgattaccacagaaaatagTCTAACACTCATCCCTCATCTTGcaagaacaaacaaaaattgtGTTTATGGCAGGGTTACTgctattaaattcaaattaaaaccataaaaacgttttttgttacttgaaataaaactagaacttattttatttcaaatatgtgccaaaatatttgaaatttcttatttttgactagacttttacatttagaaataacgaataaatatgacaaagtaacaaaaacctaaacttaaatgaaaaaaacccaaaacaaaatattaataaaatgaaagtctAAAGCgcatgtatgtttgtgtattaGTACCTTCGTAGCTGTAGACGTTGCTGAAACGGGAGAAACCTTTCCCACACTCCCTCCGGCAGCGGTACTGTCCTTTTTCCTTTACAGTAATAGACTGGTCGTTTTCAGATAGTTTCTTGCGTGTGTATGAGTCATTAAAGAGTGTGTGATACCAGTGGTAGGATGTGCAGTCATCAGGACAGTGAGGGCAGGAACACTGCAGACTGTTAGTAGACGCTGAAATCACTGCAGCAGGAGGTCCACctgtaaaacagaaataaagacTTAAAAAAGACTGTGGTGCACTGATGATTTCAGATGAATATAGTATTTCATATACAGTGGTATTTACATAGTGCCTTTGTTTCATACTGGATTGTAACTGAGGCCCCTAACCCCTAACATTTTTCTCCCCTTGATTAAAGCAATAAATCACGAAAGCCTGTAGTTTTACCATTTGTAAATGGGTGATTTTTAGACACAATGCAAATTTAATGAGAATTTCAGATGTTTCTATTTATTACACAATGATAATCTGATGTTTTTGTGAATGTGTATCTGTAAGTACACATAATATGAGTGTTAATGGTGTTGATTCAGTGGCTGTTTTGAAGCTTAATGGGTGGCACATGCTGACAATGCTAAGAACATGGGTTAAATAACTAGTGGACGcacatgcataaatgtaaccGTTCTGACTTTTGACAGAATCAGTGATTGACTTGTTAGACCAATTCACAATGATGAGTGATTCTGACTTGATAAGCTTGTAGGTCATTAAttctgaaagtgaaagtgacgtgacatacggccaagtatgttGACCCATACtctgaatttgtgctctgcatttaacccatccaaagtacacacacacacacacacacacacacacactgtgaacacacactgtgaattatgtattgcaaacttaaaatgaaaagtttgtgtttattcctctgtatatacatatgtagTGCTTGAATAAATTATcatatatttgtgtatagtgcttaaattatatatatatatatatatacagtgggtacggaaagtattcagacccccctTAAAtctttcactctttgttatattgcagccatttgctaaaatcatttaagttaatttttttttccctcaatgtacacacagcaccccatattgacagaaaaacaaagaattgttgacatttttgcagatttattaaaaaagaaaaactgaaatatcacatgatcctaagtattcagacccgttgctgtgacactcatatatttaactcaggtgctgtccatttcttctgatcatccttgagatggttctacaccttcatttgagtccagctgtgtttgattatactgattggacttgattaggaaagccacacacctgtctatataagaccttacagctcacagtgcatgtcagagcaaatgagaatcatgaggtcaaaggaactgcctgaagagctcagagacagaattgtggcaaggcacagatctggccaaggttacaaaaaatttctgctcttaaggttcctaagagcacagtggcctccataatccttaaatggaagacattTGGGACGACCacaacccttcctagagctggccgtccggccaaactgagctatcgggggagaagagccttggtgagagaggtaaagaagaacccaaagatcactgtggctgagctccagagatgcagtcgggagatgggagaaagttgtagaaagtcaaccatcactgcagccctccaccagtcggggctttatggcagagtggcccgacggaagcctctcctcagtgcaagacacatgaaagcccgcatggaggactccaagatggtgagaaataagattctctggtctgatgagaccaagatagaacatTTTGGCcgtaattctaagcggtatgtgttgagaaaaccaggcactgctcatcacctgtccaatacagtcccaacagtgaagcatggtggtggcagcatcatgctgtgggggtgtttttcagctgcagggacaggacgactggttgcaatcgagggaaagatgaatgcggccaagtacagagatatcctggacgaaaactttctccagagtgctcaggacctcagactgggccgaaggtttaccttccaacaagacaatgaccctaagcacacagctaaaataacgaaggagtggcttcacaacaactccgtgactgttcttgaatggcccagccagagccctgacttaaacccaattgagcatctctggagagacctaaaaatggctgtccaccaacgtttacaatccaacctgacagaactggagaggatctgcaaggaggaatggcagaggatccccaaatccaggtgtgaaaaacttgttgcatctttcccaaaaagactcatggctgtattagatcaaaagggtgcttctactaaatactgagcaaagggtctgaatacttaggaccatgtgatatttcagtttttcttttttaataaatctgcaaaaatgtcaacaattctgtgtttttctgtcaatatggggtgctgtgtgtacattgaggaaaaaaaaatgaacttaaatgattttagcaaatggctgcaatataacaaagagtgaaaaatttaagggggtctgaatactttccgtacccactatatatatatatatatatatatatatatatttacatttacatttagtcattttgcagacgcttttatccaaagcgacttacaatttgggggaacacatgaagcgattcatcttgaagaggcaattcgacaaaggaagtgcttgtaacaccaagtctcaggcattgttttaaataagtacaagctagcaagggaaggaataagtaaggagaaagatttttttttttttttttttttaatgtgtaggttgaagtcaagtagtgtcgaaagagatgagttttcagctgttgcttgaagattgacagggatccagtactcgaatatgggtgggaagatcattccaccagccaggaatggtgaacgagaatgttctggagagtgattttgagcctctttgtgatggtaccacgaggcgtcgctcactagcagatctcagatttctggaggggatgtagattcttaatagtgagtgcatgtaggcgggtgctgagcctgtggttgttctatgagcaagcatcagtgtcttgaacttgatgcgagctgcgattggtagccaatgcaatgagataaagagaggtgtaacatgggctcttttgggttccttgaagaccagtcgtgccgccgcattctgaatcatttgtagaggtttgactgtgtttgatggaagtccagccagaagagcattgcagtagtccagcctagaaatgacaagggcctggacaagaagttgtgcagcatgctccgtcagaaagggcctgattattctgatgttgtgtagtgcaaacctgcaagatcgagcagtctttgcaatgtggtctttgaaggtcagctggtcatcaaagattacaccaagatttctgaccgaagttgatggggtaattgttgatgaacctaactggatcgtgatgtcatgctgtagagttggagcggcaggaaagacaagaagctcagtctttgccaggttgagctggaggtgatgttctttcatccatgccgagatgtctgacaggcaacctgagatccttgcagctaccgttggatcatctggttgaaaagagatagagctgtgtgtcatcagcatagcagtggtaggagaatccatgtgcctgtatgatgggacccagtgatgtagtgtatgtagagaagaggaggggtccaagaaccgatccctgaggaaccccagtgaccagtgtatgtgctttggatacctcacctccccaggccaccctgaaagacctaccagtgagataggattcaaaccagcgaagtggaattccagcgatgcccagtgatgagagagtggagaggagtatctgatgattgacagtgtcaaagcggcagatagatccagcagaatgaggactgatgatttggaatgggcttttgcaattcgcagggcttcagtgaccgagagaagcgcagtctcagtagaatggccactcctgaaacctgactgtttagcgtccagtttgttgttctgtgaaagaaacaatgagacctggttgaagacaacacgttcaagtgttttcgctatgaatggaaggagagagacaggtctatagttttctataagagaagtgtttaatgtaggttttttgagcagtggggttacccgagcctgcttgaacgcagtggggaagatgcctgtgaggagggatgtgttgatgatgtgtgtgagtgtcggtaagagcgtgggagagattgcttgcagaaggtgcgagggattgggtcaagaggacatgttgtaggatggttggagaggagaagtttggatacttcagcctccgtcaggggacagaaggagaaaatgggaggtttagcagtggaagtggttggttgggggtcctgtgtgcgtggagatgagaactgatcactgatcgatctagttttgtctgtaaaaagtagcaaagtcatcagctgtaatagaagtggtggaggtggtggaggggacagaggagagaattaaatgttctgaagagattacgcatgtctgggcgctgttgatcttgttgtggaaatgtgaggatttggcagtgtggacatcagcagagaaagatgagagcagagactgatacctactcaggtccgacgggttgtttgatttgtgccattttctctctgccgctctgagtttagtccgatgttcacgaagaacatcagataaccaggggttagaagggcagtccgtgctgacctagaggagagaggacaaatgtcgtctagacaagaagttaaggtagagcataaagtttcagtagctgcgtttacatccagagatgagaaatgggtaggtgagggaagagaggaggatactacagaggaaagatgggaaggagaaagggagcgcaggtttcgtctaaaagtaaccggtaggggggttggtggcacacgggtagcaaaatgtagtgtaaatgtaatgaagaaatggtccgagatatgtagcggttgtaccagaatgttatctgcagtacaattgcgtgtgtaaattaaatcaagttggttgcctgatttgtgcgtgctagtagtggtaaggcgattgagatcaaatgaagctagtagcgagtggaagtctgtagcataaggcttgtctaggtgaatgttgaaatcaccaaagactaagagtggaatgccatcctccacaaagaggacaacaacccgtccagctcctctaggaaggtggctagaatttgtccaggggacggtagattaccacaatctggagttttatcgagctgatacagtaatggcatgacattcaaatgagttgtaattgcaaagggtagagcgggttgagtatttccaattgtgtgaaacgagcaggccagtaccccacccgaccaacttgacgccaagtatgagagaaagagaaattagtagagagcagctggggttgctgagtcttctggacgaatccaggtctcagtcaagcccaagatgctgagagtggattttaaagaaaaggcagaaatgaagtcagctttgttgacggctgactgacaattccagagacccacagagaaagccagaggtgtagtggaagatgtagagatagggcgtaggttagcagtattacgttgccgtctgcgagtgatgttagagcgtggctgagagagaaccggaatgttttggagacacatgatagaggtagaaggaaagaggataggagagcagagtgAGGAAGGACAAAAAGATACTTAAGAGTGTAGCTcagtgtcgttgctcggttcaagtcgcgcaggaaaaagtcgcaggtctttacacgaggaggctgaacacgacggctgaacgcttccgcagacgcttccgcgtcagcgcacacacctcaaacaaatacacagtctagagtgaaaaaaagctgtggtcgcttttaattagcacaaccaccagccaatcgcagggcaatggctcaaatcgaaactaacacttcgcacttaagtgcaggaaaggagtttcagctaaagggcagttattataatgatcaataagtgcaatcaaaaatataaaccacaacgaaaaagcagaatagaaataggtaggaaacgaactattctttcctagcaacaaggaattaatttaaacaacagagctaagaatgagtattaaaacacttacgcactgccgtctgtctcttctggtgactaatcgccttctcccgGGGTCtaacagttatttttttatattataattaaatatatatatatattttttttttcaaaattattacgTAACtgatatatgcatgtatattataaaaaaacacCATAGTACCATGTCCAAAAAATACTTTGTGGTACTTTTTTTGTTAGTATATGCAGTATTAGTGGTTCTGTATTAATGAAAGTGTGAAGTAATTTGGCTGTTGTTGTTTACCTATAACTTTTAACTCCTGAGCATCAGAATCTCCTTCCTTCTGTGCAGCCTCTGCACTGATGTGGATGAACCTGTAGGTGGCGTGGCAGCTGTACTTCCCGTTATCACTTTGTGTGGCGTTGGTGATGGTGTATGTGCCTTCAGATGAGCTCTTGATTTCTATTGAATTCTTATAGAAGACGGCCTTTTCCAGCTTCGCTCCACCCCAGACTACACACCTGAGAGCCACAGGCTCCCCCTGCAGCGCAGGAACGGCCGGAGGAACCAACATCACCATGAGCTCTGAGAAACAGACCAAACACAGGTCAGACTGCACATCCTTCATCTactgtttcatttaaatattcagtCAAATTAAGATGTGAGTTTTGTGGATTTTAATTAATGTCTGTTTGCTATGAATTCATCCTAATGCCAGTGCAAGTAAAACCTGACAAATGTTTAGCAGGTATAGGCCTACAGACCCAAAATGTTGATGACATCACATTGCACTTGCAGCAGGTGTCCAATTAAATGCTCTGTAGATTGAGAACGGCCCTCAAGCAACCAAATAGCAAATCTTCATTTTACTGTTACGTAAAGTAAAGGCTATTTCCTGTTTAAGCAAAATGGGTTCATTAAATAATGTcaacatacactcttaaaaataaaggtgcttcaaaaggttcttcaagcgatgccatagaagaaccatttttggttccacaaagaaccattcagtcaaaggttctttaaagaaccatctcttccttaactttttataatctgaagaaccttctttcaccacaaagaacttTTTGCGAAACCGAAAGGTTCTTCAAGGTTCTTGCaaatttcaagatatttggctcaccaaagaagattacaaagaatggtTTGCCAGAGATCCTaaggatgtaatgttgaattgctttgcttgttaagataatgtaaagccACGAGGCAAGAACaacttaaaagcatattcatatatcttaaaactgattacatgagcctaagctcttttcaataaaatccatgcaaaagttaatatcagatcattttacaatacagtatagtatgtaacaaatattattcaattttatgcaaaacagaaatacgacaaatatcagatttctgtcatatggccaaaaataaatgcaaaaaaataaaataaataaattgcttttttgcatagttgtgtttgacacatgaaaactgtaacaatgtatcttacaaggtgacgcgatgtaacctttgctctcacttgaaatgtgcccccacattaagtccttgaatttgaagttaaccaaggtgtgggaaccctgattcttcaaagtatctctttctgtcttccacagaagaaagtaagtcgtTCCAGGTTTAGAACATAATGAATTTGTACACACAGGTGCTGAAAtacaacaggaagtgaagtaatGAGTCACCTGTCTTTTTCAGCGTCACTGCATTGCTTCGAAGATcgcttttatttttcttgcacCAGAAAGTGGCTCTTTCTGCCTCCTTTAATTCTGCAAATATAAAAGCTCTGTTCATCTTCTCATCAACTTTGACTCCTAGACGGAAGGTGCTCACTTCTCTCAACACAAAACAAGCCCAGTCCTTCAGATCATCGTCTGCCTGCAGCACCAGGTTTCTTCCATCTCCTTTGGTCATCACAGCACCTCCTGCAGATGGAGAGAGCTGAGCGTAAGGCTCCagctctgagagagagagagagatcatgaGAAACAGCAGGAGGAACAGACGATCATGAACGTTTAGGACGGTGTTCATACCCAGTACAGTGAGTGTGAACGGCTCACTCCTCGTGCCGCCCTGCTCACACTCATACACCCCGCTGTTTTCTGGTGTTACTGTGGTAAGAAGCATTAAATAATcctgatgtgtttgtgtttctttgTTAAAAAACCATTTTGTTGGTTTACTCCCTCCTTCACGGTTACAGATCAGAGTGACGTCATCTCCAACAAACACCTGTGGGAACTTTGGCTGGAGAGACactgagagaaagaaaacagacaTATGAGAGAGTATTCTCTAACAGCAGGTTGTCTGACTACTTTACTATTATGAAATATGATTGATTGGCAGTAATTAAACACAGTGAATTAGTGCTGTAcactttgcaaaaaaaaaaaaaaaaaaacttcctaaAACGGATGTTTAAAAGGTTCTTTtgttcattcatgcatttatgcattCCTGTGTGCTTGCATACATTACTGCATTTATGCAagaaatgcataaattaatgcTTTTCATAACAATGCAGGGGTTAAAGTTCTCCGGCGCTACTACGGATTTCCGTTATTTGCAGGGAGTCTACGACGGATTTCCGTCTATTGTAGGGTTCCTGCCTGACcttaatgtcttaaattcacttttcatcattttaagGCCGTAAATAGGCTTGCATTActcaaatagtgtaataaatgtcttaattttagCTTGAATTGGCCTTAAATTAAGGAAAGACGAGGTGTATTCAGCCTGCTGAGGGGGAGGTGATCAAAGCCTGGATTGGAGCGAAAGCACATTCCTCTCTCCGCTCTGAGCGTTCTGTAATCACTCTGCTCCGGGTCCACCCACGGAAAAACTGCTCCGTGTTCACTCCATTTTAAAAGTTATCAGGGATTAACGACGGATTTCTGTAAATTGGAAAAAATGTGCGGAAAAGAAGCATGTAGCGTATTATTAGGGGTTCAAGCACGTAGTGCAGGGGTCTTCTACTAAAACGGCTCGAGGTCCAGTAATGAACCCTCCCCACCAGCCGAGGTccgaacaattatatataaaaaacaattgatggtttttgccaggccagggtatctgcaggatatttaagcttaaattcaagacttttaaagaccttttttaagacttgcacaaaaaaatgtaaaaaaataaaaattaaataactgtaaaaagcatgatttacagttcagatgcaggttttcacaaaaacaatcaagtattatattattaaacaacatataaatatattttactgtcttaatttacattttataacacattatCTTCTTGTTGATctaccagttcacatttacaactctgcgtgtttgctgcttaaaaacatgggttgattttcacattggcctTTGACAGCAGCAGACGTACGGGctgattgaaaatggaaaatcattctcttccagcaggtggcgctttgggAATGGCAAAACCCAAGAGACAGACTCTACAAAGCAGCGAAGCAgatgactttgaaacgtgcagcgctcatattaaTTCAATGAATAGccttttttaagtttaatcgcaattcttgtctttcagtccccacatttaagacctcctgaaatcataattaagactttctaacatttaagatttttaaggacccgtcaactttcctaatttttgaaaatgccattGTTTTTCACCCACTGAAAGTTTCATCTGTCTGTGCGCAGCGGGCGAGAGCAGAGAGCTGCTCTCATCACTGCTCGCACGACTGCACCCAaatatggcaagccgttttaacttttattcattctcaggatatgacttcttgatatcaacaattaaattttcactagttaaaatgttaattcttgatatcaggaattagatttccactagtaacaatggttatttttgatatcagcaattacatttccactagtaacaatgttaattcttgatatcaacaattagattttcactagttaaaatgctaattgttgatatcaagaattaaattgttgatatctgtaattgtattttcactagttaaatgtcaccataggctgccattcaaaaacatttgttgatatcaagaattaacattttaactagtgaaaatttaattgttgatatcaagaattaatttcttactagtaaaaatgtctattcttgatatctttaatttaattcttgatatcaacaattagcattttaactagtgtaaatctaattgttgatatcaagatttaacattgttactagtggaaatgtaattgctaatatcaaaaataaccattgttactagtggaaatctaattcctgatatcaagaattaacattttaactagtgaaaatttaattgttgatatcaagaagtcatatcctgagaatgaataaaagttaaaacggcttgccataccCAAACGGCTCTAGAGCTGACCTTGATCTGCTagatataaattttatttactaGAAATTAGCGtttggtatttatttcattatgtcaaaAGCCTTCACGGATTCGGACCGGAGTCCACTACCGTAAAGACTACAAAAGCTGCGCCAGTTGAAATAGAAGCTAGATACGTAGGTCCGGGTCCAGATGGGACGGCTTCTGGGTCCGGACCCGGACCGCGGTCCGCCTGTTAGTGACCTATGCCGTAGTGCATTGAAACCCTATTTTAATtgtaaggattttttttaattattatttttctccgGTTAAAATGATCGTGCAGCCCAAACCGTAAGGCGTAGAGAGCTGAGTGTCcacgtcactatactggggcgttaggacccacacagactgcagggtgagcacccccctgctggcctcactaacacctcttccaacagcaacctagttttcccaggaggtctcccatccagaaactgaccaggctcagccctgcttagcttccatggggaaccggtcttgggctgcagggtgatatgacTGTGGATAAATTTGACACATCTTTGGCCGTAGCTCATACACCGTTTGTCGTAGACTCAAAATTTTAACATCGTTGCGATCCTTAGCCGACTAAGCCAGATTTTCTCTAAAACgcacgtttaaaaaaaaaaaaaaaaaaaaaaaaaaagttatatctgAGActtacttttgcgaactagtcctaggtttttaaCCTGACTGGAATCAAACCACTTCAGAGATATTCCCTGGACactgaatattaataattaacaaaaaaaagttgaaattttgTTTTTCGCGCGAAACCGTACGTCAATTAGCAATTAGCTAACATTAGCCAACTGTTACTTGAAGCATAACTCTGGAACGGAATGAGATATCTTCACCAAACTCTGTATAAATGTGTAGATAAGATGATGAATCAGCTCCAGTTAATGAGAGACAGTGCTGTGTCCAGCTCTGGGACTAAGAGTCGTCTGTCTTCAACCCCTAAGAGACCACCCAATAGGAAGCCTCACGATTCTCCAACTCAGCAGTCACAATATTACCCACCAGTCACGAGCGGTCTTTCTGGCTTAGGCTGTGCTGAATTTGGGCCTCCGTTTAATGGCTTACCAGGGCCTCACATGGGTCAGCGTACCTCTGCCCGAGACTCACCATATCAGTCTTCGTCAGCTGCTGTGGAGGAGAAAGAATATCGTGGACCAACGCCAAAAATTCCCCTCTTCATTCATAGGGACCCCATGGAATTTTCCCGGCTGAAGCTCGCCCTAACAAATTTGTTACCGAGGTACGCCACGGAGCTCTTCAAATATCAGGTCTTAGTGGACCATCTGAGGTTGGAGGAGGCTTGCCTCATAGCTGACTCGTACATCAATTTGACTAAGCCATACTCAGACACAATGGCGGCGTTGAATGAGAAGTTTGGGCAGCCACATCATGTTGCCTTAAAGAGGATCGCTGTTGTCATGGACTCCCCAGAGATAAGGCGGGGAGATACAGCAGCCTTCGAAAAATTCGCTTTACATGTTCAGTCACTAGTGGGTATGTTGAAGACCTTGGGTCCAGATGGAGAGATTGAGCTAAGATGCGGCTCACACGTTGCACGGCTGCTCACCAAACTTCCACCTGAGTTGAGGGCGAATTTCCGCCGCCTGATGTTCCATCGTCAAGGCTCTACTCATACCCTGCTGGACTTAGCAGAGTGGCTACAGTATGAGTCGTGGTGTCAAAGTTATGACATGCCATCCAACACCCGAGTCCAAGGGTCGTTAGGACACAAAGCTGAGAGGCGATACAGTAGATCTGCAGCTACCGTGCTGCATGGAACAGAGAGCTCAGCTGATAGTAAGACTGTCAAACAAGAGGGCCAGAGCCCCTCAGAGTCCAAAGGACGAGGCAAGATAAAGCCCTACTGCCCATACTGTGAAAGCTCAGAACACTTTCTGAACAAGTGCCAAGCCATTCAGAAGCTTTCAAGGGAAGGGGTCGTAGAGTGGATTAGGGCAAATAAAAGATGCTGGAGATGTGGGAGGTCCCACCAAGCTGCCCAGTGTGACCTCAAGAGACTCTGCAACCTGTGTCAGGGTAAACATTTGAGAGTCCTTCACAATGTGAACACCCGTCCAGCTACAGAACCACCCAAAGAAGGGAGTCATCTGGTGAACACTAGTAATGAGGTTCTTTACCTGGACCAGCCATCAGCTTCCACCCGTGTCCTGTTGAAGGTCGTAAGAGTGCTTCTTCGAAATGACAACCGCACTCTTGACACTTATGCAGTATTGGACGATGGATCGGAACGCACTGTTACTTCCAGAAGCGGTTGACCAACTTGGATTACAAGGTAGACCGGAGGATCTTGTCCTTCGCACCATACGGCAGGATGTCCAAACGCTGAAGGGATCCTCTGTCTCGTTCTGCATAATACCCTTTGCATATCCTAAAAGAGGCTTTCGGATTACAGAGGCATTCACGTCACAGCGTCTCAGTCTGGCAGATCACTCCTATCCCATCTCCATGTTAAAGAGGATGTATAAGCATCTGGTAGGCCTCCCTATCAAACCATTTGAGCAGGTTAAGCCACTTGTTTTGATAGGAGCGGATCACGCACATCTGCTCACCCCTATCGAGCCGGTGAGGTTGGGCCCACCAGGAGGGCCTGCAGCGATCCGTACAAGATTGGGTTGGACACTTCAAGGGCCGG
This region includes:
- the LOC131533766 gene encoding uncharacterized protein LOC131533766, with the translated sequence MKEHHLQLNLAKTELLVFPAAPTLQHDITIQLGSSTITPSTSVRNLGVIFDDQLTFKDHIAKTARSCRFALHNIRIIRPFLTEHAAQLLVQALVISRLDYCNALLAGLPSNTVKPLQMIQNAAARLVFKEPKRAHVTPLFISLHWLPIAARIKFKTLMLAHRTTTGSAPAYMHSLLRIYIPSRNLRSASERRLVVPSQRGSKSLSRTFSFTIPGWWNDLPTHIRVLDPCQSSSNS